In the Ctenopharyngodon idella isolate HZGC_01 chromosome 4, HZGC01, whole genome shotgun sequence genome, one interval contains:
- the LOC127510965 gene encoding fish-egg lectin-like isoform X2, with amino-acid sequence MKAFQCILLLFSCQFLYTLALECEVIPGNLKQIDAGLGLVGGVNNDSEVFLFLGNSFVKISGSLKHFTVGPAGEFGVSPANILFKFQSGSFRQIQGSFKQVDAGSEIVAGVNPIDDVSCINRDTNNNGPPANLVWTQLTGRLKYYSCGPYSCWGVNFTDNVFLKKNVTGSACGGSSFSDIINGTLSMVEVATDGSVYGVNFQGSLLQRLGVSPSNPAGTGWQGIVVCPNSHKHVTYDLGRLWVICGDGSIRRCT; translated from the exons atgAAAGCCTTTCAGTGCATCCTGCTACTCTTCAGCTGCCAGTTTCTTTATACTCTAG CTTTAGAGTGTGAAGTGATTCCTGGTAACCTGAAGCAGATCGACGCTGGATTAGGCTTAGTGGGTGGAGTCAATAATGACAGTGAAGTCTTCCTATTTCTGGGAAACAGTTTTGTAAAAATAAGTGGATCACTGAAGCATTTTACTGTTGGACCTGCTGGAGAGTTTGGAGTGAGTCCAGCAAACATCCTCTTCAAGTTTCAGAGCGGAAGCTTCAGGCAGATtcaag GAAGTTTCAAACAGGTGGATGCTGGAAGTGAGATTGTTGCAGGTGTTAATCCAATAGATGATGTCTCCTGCATTAATAGGGATACTAATAACAATGGACCCCCTGCAAATTTAGTTTGGACACAACTCACAGGAAGGCTGAAGTACTACAGCTGTGGCCCGTACAGCTGTTGGGGAGTGAACTTTACAGATAATGTCTTCCTCAAAAAG AATGTGACGGGTTCTGCCTGTGGAGGGTCAAGTTTTTCGGATATTATTAATGGAACTCTGTCTATGGTCGAAGTAGCAACTGATGGGAGTGTCTATGGTGTCAACTTTCAGGGGTCTTTGTTGCAAAG ACTCGGAGTCTCTCCATCAAATCCTGCTGGCACAGGATGGCAAGGGATTGTTGTCTGTCCCAACAGCCACAAACATGTGACCTACGATCTGGGGAGGCTGTGGGTCATCTGTGGTGATGGATCCATCAGAAGATGTACTTGA
- the LOC127510966 gene encoding fish-egg lectin-like gives MKACQCILLLFSCQFLYTLALDCEVIAGTLKQIDVGLGLVGGVNNDNEVFLFLGNSFLKINGSLKHFTVGPAGVFGVSPTNILFKFQIGSFRQIQGGIKQVDAGSEIVAGVTPIDDIFCMNKDTNSNGPSGIIPWTQISGRLKYYSCGPYSCWGVNSQENVLLKRNVTGSACGGSSFFDIINGTLSMVEVATDGSVYGVDYQGSLLQRLGVSPSNPAGTGWLVISVCPYGHKHVAFDLGRLWVICSDGSIRRCI, from the exons atgAAAGCCTGTCAGTGCATCCTGCTACTCTTCAGCTGCCAGTTTCTTTATACTCTAG CCTTAGACTGTGAAGTGATTGCTGGTACCCTGAAGCAGATCGATGTTGGATTAGGTTTAGTGGGTGGAGTCAACAATGACAATGAAGTCTTCCTATTTCTGggaaacagttttttaaaaataaatggatcACTGAAGCATTTTACTGTTGGACCTGCTGGAGTGTTCGGAGTGAGTCCAACAAACATCCTCTTCAAGTTTCAGATCGGAAGCTTCAGGCAGATTCAAG GAGGTATAAAGCAGGTGGATGCTGGAAGTGAGATTGTTGCAGGTGTTACTCCAATAGATGACATTTTCTGCATGAATAAGGATACTAACAGCAATGGGCCATCTGGAATTATTCCTTGGACACAAATCTCAGGAAGGCTGAAGTACTACAGCTGTGGCCCATACAGCTGTTGGGGAGTGAACTCTCAAGAGAATGTCCTCCTCAAAAGG AATGTGACGGGTTCTGCCTGTGGAGGGTCAAGTTTTTTTGATATTATTAATGGAACTCTGTCTATGGTCGAAGTAGCAACTGATGGGAGTGTCTATGGTGTCGACTATCAGGGGTCTTTATTGCAAAG ACTCGGAGTCTCTCCATCAAATCCTGCTGGCACAGGATGGCTAGTGATTTCTGTTTGTCCCTACGGACACAAACATGTAGCCTTTGATCTGGGGAGGCTGTGGGTCATCTGTAGTGATGGATCCATCAGAAGATGTATTTGA